Proteins encoded together in one Equus asinus isolate D_3611 breed Donkey chromosome 12, EquAss-T2T_v2, whole genome shotgun sequence window:
- the LOC139039663 gene encoding glycosyl-phosphatidylinositol-anchored molecule-like protein produces the protein MMLAYALLLAVVLPVVDMNATGSGWTYSLRCHDCWAINTFVCANVRICPYHVRRCLTVSIRLNLRELLIYKNCTNNCTFIYKPQMPPEAPRKFKTNSFYYVQCCNHNTCNHAGPTNVERDIVPPEPIEEVLEGTVRLGESTFFLSFASILISNSLT, from the exons ATGATGCTCGCCTATGCCTTGCTCCTGGCCGTGGTGTTGCCAGTGGTTGATATGAATGCAACTGGAAGCGGTT GGACCTATAGTCTGAGATGCCATGACTGTTGGGCCATCAACACCTTCGTTTGTGCAAACGTGAGAATATGTCCCTATCACGTCAGGCGCTGTCTGACGGTCTCTATTC GTTTGAACTTGCGCGAACTACTCATTTACAAGAACTGTACAAACAACTGCACGTTTATATATAAACCCCAAATGCCTCCTGAAGccccaagaaaatttaaaacGAATAGTTTCTATTATGTTCAGTGTTGTAATCATAACACTTGCAATCACGCAGGACCTACTAATGTTGAGAGGGACATTGTACCCCCGGAGCCAATTGAGGAGGTGTTAGAAGGAACGGTGCGCTTGGGGGAGTCCACGTTTTTCCTGAGCTTTGCTTCCATCCTAATCAGCAATTCACTGACGTGA